The segment ctcttgggttttctttaaaatgataaaaatcaagaATATGACTTTTAGGCCAGATACAATATGACTGCAGTATTTTGACATTGTACTCCTTTCAACGTCATTTTTCAGGAAGCAAACTGTGGTGATTTTCATGGTGTTATTGTGGAGGTATCCGGACAATCCCATTACACCGGTATAGCAAGTTTTATAATAGAAGACGACGACCCACTGAGGGATGGATTTCTTCTCAAGTGACTTCTTTGACTTTTAAGggctttctttttaaagcaattattatCTATAAGTAATTTTACTCTGAATTATATGGAAATCTTTATCTAAATTGTACGTGTAAGCCAACTTccattctttataaaattttatatagtacACTGTGGCTAGTCATTATACctcatatttgcatatatatttttagttattaacaaatcagataaaattaaaaccttagttctcattacttttaaaatattactttatggTAATTactataacattttgttttaaatgctctttgaatAGTCACTTGAATTGTAGCCCTTACAACAATGACTCTTACAAGTTCATTATTTTCGTCTTCCAGTTTTGAGTGAAATAATGCCCTCTCTCTAAGCAGGATGTAAGAGAGATGGATTATTATAAAGTACTCACCACTCAGCATAGCCTAGGAAGGAGTGGGGTAGGTCAGCTTCTTTGGGTACATGTTGTTATAGTTACTGCCGGGCTGTTCTCTGTGCTGCAAAGCCCAGCTCTTATCCCAGGAAACTGAAGTCTCATAAACTGATCTGAGAAGACCAACTTCTAATCAGACTTTTGATATATCTTTAAGGCTCTTATGAAAGGGATTGTATATTGCATTATTGAAATACAGGGACACAGTAGAGATCAATCAATGAATCACTACAGTAGGACGACTCTCATACTGTACCAACTACATGCCAGGTCAATTTAAATCATGAAACAAATGTTAACTATTGGTCTTCTTGAGACTGTTAAGAAAATTCATTATTATCAGTCATTATAAGatgaagtattaaaaaatattcaagaggcagccggatggctcagttgcttagagcgcgagctctgaacaacacggttgccggttcgattccctcatgggatggtggactgtgccccttgaaaacggcaactggacttggagctgagctgcaccctccacaatcagattgaaggacaatggcttggagctgatgggtctggagaaacacactgttccccaatattcccccaataaaatttattaaaaaattattcaacatgTGATGCTCTCAATATTCAGTCCTTTTGTGAGATAAGaaataattgtgtttattttctgagCATACAGAAACTGAGCTAATTCATTTTAATTGGCTTTGTCATCCAGCAAGTCTGTAGACCCAGTTATTTGGTCTGTGTTGAATTACCTGACCAAAGTGAAGGCTAAAAAGTTAATGTTCTTGATTTTCCTATTAATTACACAAACACTAATGTTTTCCATTCATTCTCTATCAAATTCTGTGGTAAAGAAATCACTAACTTACTAATGACTAAGACATTTTCTACAGATTAGGGAGATttgcagtctttttttaaaaataaaaacagaccactattttctctccaaatttcACAAGTCACATGGATTTGGGAAAAAGATGCATAgtttaaaagttacattttatagtattttacaatgtgccacacacacacagacagacacacacacacacagacagacagacacacacacacacacatacacatcttcTACTTTAATGAAGTACACCATGGAATGTGTATTATTATCCCATGACTACAAAGAGCAGAAAGTTTTTCATCAGTGATGTTGTTTAGAATTGTCAGCACATGATAATAAAAACCAGACAGtcttttagttaattttattattattttaaaattgtctacAGACAGTGCACCCCTTATCAACTGAACCAGGGCAGACCACTTTTTCTGCCCTGCCCATGGTGTGCCACTGTTTTTATCCCACTTACAGAtatgagggaaatgcaagtcaGACATATTAAATAACTCTCCTAAGGTCACATTAAAGGCTGTGAACCTAGGActtctgactccaagtccagtATTGTCCTACTATAGTTCCTCCACTTCAGATAGGACAGACGGAGCTTGTTCTAGGATATAGTACTCGaacaaaaatgttatatttcttgaacattaaaaaatagatattgcCTAAATCTTCCTAAATTCTAATCCAAACCGGACACACTCTTGCAATAATATTCATTCCTTCTGTACTTCGCCCCATCTCTCTTGGAGTCAAAAACACGAAGGAAATTAATTCTTCCTCCTCTCTACTTTATGTGTCTAATCAGTCACAAAGCCCTGTTGACTCTATCTTCTAAATATTGCTCACATTTATCCCTTCCCATCCTTGGTAAGGGTTTTGCTTCATCGATTAACCTCTTTCAAGAAACCTCCTTCCCCTCACTGGTTCCTTCCTCTGAGTATTGAAATGTGCTCATCATAAACATAAACGACACAAGCATCCTTTGTCCACCTTCCAGCTTTAGCTCGCTGTCACCCCTATTTCCTTCCCTTTGTAGTCAGGCTTCTAGATTCCGGACGCTTCTGATCACTGGGCACAttttctcatcttcctttttGCTATTCAACTGTTGCAATCTGGTTTCTGCCTCATTGCTTTTTGGAAATTGTGCTTGATCTAACTGTCAGATCTGATAGTCACCCACGGGTTTATGCAATCCATGGTGGACCCTGCCGCTTGTTCCTGGCAGGCAGTTGTGATACAGTTTAGAGCAGAAACCTCCATTCCCTTGGTGCTGAGCTCAGCCACAGGCCCACTCACTGAGGCTCTCAAGGCCAGTAGATTAGTACCCAGTTCCCATTAGTACCTACTGAATGCTGCATCGTGTGGGCCCAAGTCCATCTCCTCTTCACCAAGAACTTGCAATGCATTTTGCCACAAGGCCTTTAGACTCCATAAGACTTGGGGCACCCTTTTCATCAATCCTCAAAACCCACAAATTCCATAACATCCCTCCTAGGACAATGCTTCTCATCCTTCAATGTACGTATGAATTGCCTGGGGATctttaaatgcagattctcatGTATTAGGCAGGGTGAGGgccatttctgacaagctcctaggtaatgctgatgctgctggtagGAGGACTACCATTTGAAGAGCAAAACTTTCTAACCAATCTATTTTAATTACCCATTTGGGCCCAGGCTTTACAGGTGAGTCTTCCCTACCTGGCAACTGCTTTTATCTTTGAAATACATGAAAAGCCTGTTAGCTCCTCACCTGGAGGAAAAGACTGGCTGTTAGAATACCTTTTGTAATTTGAACTCCCCCTATCcttcaataaattccttttttgcTTCAGTGAGACAGTGCCCTGTTTGTATTGCTTATATCTAAAGTACCCAATCCATACACTGCCTTCTTAAAAATCTCTTCTCTCCACTGTAAATGCTTTAATGCAGACTCCTTCATTTCTCCCCTGTGCTATTACAATGTCTTTTGTTAACTGGTCTCTCAGTTGCCAGATTCTCCTCCTACAGTCActcaaaaaataactttttgtgtATCTAGCAGCCTTCCAGTGTTAAGTGTtagaaatctaatttaaaaaatcatacaaagtTCTTGCCATCACAGAACCTATAGTCTACAATGAGAGGCAAGTAATGCTTACTCATAAAAACATAATCATGGGCAGTGGTATgccctacaagccaaggaaggctTCCCCTGAGACTAACACCCATGTGGATATGGGGATGCAAGGGAATTGGGGAAGGAGGTGgagttttccaggcagaggggaaagCAAGTGCAAATGCCCTCAGATGGGAGTCTTAAGGAACTCACAAAAGGCCAGTGTAACTGGGGTGGAGCACAAAAGAAGGAACGTGACCCCAAATGAGACTAGAGAGGAAGCAGATGTCAAATCATACATTGCCTTGTAGGAAATATTGAGGATTGGGGCCCTTATCCTAATTTAAATGGAGAAAGCCATTAGAGGGGTTTAATAAGTGGACAtgatcaaatttattttgtttacaagaGCATTCTACCTATCGTGTAGAGTAGGGGCTGGATGTGGGAAGTTGACAGCAGTAGTCcaaagaagagagaatgagagcTAAGATTCAGGTGTAGGATAAAATGATGGAGGAAGTGAATGGATACAAAGATATTTAACAAGTAAAATTCCCAGGTCTTGGTGATTGGACATGGGCTGGTGGTGAGGAAGAGGAATTCATCTAAAAGAAACACTGTTGGCTTGTAAACTAGATGAAAGGTGGTGCAATTTTCTGAGATACATATcctgtatcagaatcacctaCGGGGTTTAGATTCATGGGCCCATCTTCAGTAATCCTGGGAGTCAACCAgtgaatgtgcattttaacaagtgcCCTACATCAGTGGTATTCTAAGTGTGGTCCTCAGATTAGCAACACCATTACcgcctgggaacttgttagaaatgcaaattctaggACAggaccccagacctactgaatctgaaACTCGGGGGTTGGGCACAGTCACTTGTGTTTTAGGAAGCCCTCTCTGttgcatgctcaagtttgagaacacCTGGTTTAAATTATTCTGCCCCTCGAGTTTAAGATCTCCGGATTTGGATCGTGTCTTCACTTCAGGTTCTCGACTCCTTCCCTACTTGCACATGCCAGAAACACTCACAGAGAACAAAGCATCTCCCCAAAAGGCCTCTCTGTAGGGCATTTGTATCTAACAAGAAAGAGAGCCTGAGTATGAACCCTGGTTGAATTTGGTCATTTACACGACAGCCCACTCCCGCTTTATCTGGCCACGCAGTGGTCCCCGAGAAGGCCGACTTGAGGCACAGGCCCTACGGCCGAGCCACCTCGGAGAGGGGTAATGTAGTGCGTCGGCTTTTCGTAAAGTACTTGGCCGGCGTCCCGCCCCGCGCTCCTGCGTAAACACGCGGTTCCCTCGGCAACGCCTGAAACCCACGTCAAAGGTTCCGCCAGGTCCCGGGCGACTGCCACCCCTCCGGCGGTGCCCGACTCCCGGCAGCGGCCTCTCTCCCCAGCCCGGAGCCACCCTCCGGCTTGCGGCCGCCTCCCCTAGTGCGGGATGAGCAGACCCGCGGCCGCCGCCGGGCCGCCCGCCAGTGACCATGGCCTTGTCGGGCAGCCCACACCCCGGCGCCCCCTCCCCGGCAGGCACACCTGGCGGGACTTCCTCCGAGGTGACAGGGGCAGCCGGGCTATCCTTGAGCACCGTGGCTACCGCGGCGGCCGCGGCGCTGGGGAACCAGAGCGACGGGAGCGGAGGCGACAGCACTGGCGCCTCGGCTGGCGGCGGCCTGGGCCCGCACGGGGCGACCGGGGCAGCGGGGAGGCCGCCGCTGGGCCCCGCGGCGGCGCCGCTGCTGTCGCACGGGGCGGCGGTGGCGGCCCAGGCGCTCGTCCTCCTGCTCATCTTCCTGCTGTCTAGCCTGGGCAACTGCGCGGTGATGGGGGTGATTGTGAAGCACCGGCAGCTGCGCACCGTTACCAACGCCTTCAttctgtccctgtccctgtcGGACCTGCTCACGGCgctgctctgcctgcctgccGCCTTCCTGGACCTCTTCACGCCGCCCGGGGACTCGCcacccgccgccgccgcgggaCCCTGGCGCGGCTTCTGCGCCGCCAGCCGCTTCTTCAGCTCGTGCTTCGGCATCGTGTCCACGCTCAGCGTGGCCCTCATCTCGCTGGACCGCTACTGCGCCATCGTGCGGCCGCCCCGGGAGAAGATCGGTCGCCGCCGCGCGCTGCAGCTGCTGGCGGGAGCTTggctggcagccctgggctttTCCTTGCCCTGGGAGCTGCTCCGCGCGCCCCGGGAGCCCCCGGCGGCGCAGAGCTTCCATGGCTGCCTGTACCGGACGTCCCCGGACCCCACGCAGCTGGGCGCGGCCTACAGCGTGGGGCTGGTCATGGCCTGCTACCTGCTGCCCTTCCTGCTCATGTGCTTCTGCCACTACCACATCTGCAAGGCCGTGCGCCTGTCGGACGTGCGCGTGCGGCCCTTGACCACCTACGCGCGCGTGCTGCGCTTCTTCAGCGAGGTGCGCACGGCCACCACCGTGCTCATCATGATTGTCTTCGTCATCTTCTGCTGGGGGCCCTACTGCTTCCTGGTGCTGCTGGCTGCCGCCCGGCAGGCCCAGGCCACGCAGGCCCCCTCGCTCCTCAATGTGGTGGCTGTCTGGCTGACCTGGGCCAATGGGGCCATCAACCCTGTCATCTATGCCATTCGCAATCCCAACATTTCGATGCTCCTGGGACGCAACCGGGAAGAGGGTTACCGGACTAGAAATGTGGACAGTTTCCTGCCCAACCAGGGCCCGGGCCTGCAAGCCAGAACACGCAATCGCCTTCGAAACCGCTATGCCAACAGGTTGGGGGCCTGCAGCAGGATGTCCTCTTCCAATCCGATCAGCGGGGTAGGAGGGGATGTGGCCTTGTGGGCTCGCAAAAATCCAGTTGTACTTTTCTTCCGGGAAGGGCCACCTGAGCCTATGATAGCAGTGGCTAAACAACCTAAATCCGAAGCCGGGGATACCAGCCTCTAAGAAGGGTTGGGATGCAGAGCTTGTGAAGGCAAATTTTTAACTGCTCCGTTGAATGATACAGGATTCTGGGGAGAATCGTGCATTTCAAAAAGCCAAACActgaaaaaagagacagagggaagcTTACCACTTCCCCCAAGCAGCATACAAGACAATGTCTCCTTCAAAAGTGccaaaaggaatgtaaaatgcagattaaaacaatCTTAAACCACTCAACCAAGCATTGTGAACTGTAAGTGCccaaaaaagactaaaataaaattcacaattaCTGAAAAGCTCATATTACAAGAATCACactgtgaaacaaacaaaaaaaatcattgaatgcAATCGGTATTTGTTCAAATACATAGTTTCAGGAAAGAATGGAGACCTTCAGAATTGCTTGAAGTCCCCCCTAAGTCACCAGCATTCAACAAAACTTCAAATTTCTAGAACTTGCGCCTCTGAACTTGCACATGTTTTGGGTGCTTAGGTTACGAGCGGAAAATTCTTATCCTTAACACACTTTGGTGCACTTTCTCCACACCCCACTCCTCTGAAATCTTTGtgggaaattttaaattcatatcccatttaaaaccattttaagatTTTGAAAAGGTTTATTACTACAAAATTCAAACACCTGAAGTATGAAAATAAAGTATTCCaagattataattaaaaattaatgttcttCCCTCAAAATTATTGGCTTTGGCAAACTTTGAGGCTTAACCCTTACTCTGACATgctatttttgtttctaataatttGGGGGATACCACTCTCAGAatgctttcacatttttaaaaaataactttcgTAGTAGAAAATCTTTGTCTTTTGAGGTAAATTGATTTTTGGATGCAGCCAAAAATGTAATTTGAAGTCAAGTTGATTGCATCAGGTGAGTAATGgcacttttttatatatatactaaaatgaGATCTCTATAAAGTAACAAGATTTCACTTTGTTATGTGGTTTTTAACTAACTGAAGATGTTTCCTAAGAGGAATTCTAAAAGTATTTTGAGAAGTGGCCCCGTTCTTGGAATAAGCATAGAGTTTTCCAAGAGGATCATACTCTCCTATATTTGGAAGtttggttacatttttaaaaataagatcattGACTTATAGACATGACTTGCCTAAAGTAATGTAATCCTTATTAGAAAGGGAGAATAGGTatagaattattatatttattaggaTATTAATTAGTCAGAAAGGAACTTCAAGCTAGAAATATCTGCagaaaatgtgtaaaacaaagatgcttttttaaaaatacaaaagcaaaattcAGGATTTGTGTATGTATAATTTCTCACATTAAATGCCACTGTATACTTAGAATTTTATgagatgttttctcttttctttcctccatcttgccACTCTTGTCTTTCATATTTCACAGCCTTAATTGAATGAGTACTTTAAACTAGATGTGAAACATCAACTAACATATAAAGATTTCAATGTGAAATAGCCACCCTTTTTCCTTGTAAAGTATTTAAAGatgtttattgtatttaaatttttctatgaTAGGTGGGTGTATGTCATTTTGTAATCAAAGATGGGAATATATGATTCATGTCAGAGCaaaagatgttttgttttctttttctcaaggcATCATCACAATCAGAAGTTGATAAATTATCTGTATATATGTTGCTACACTCAGTGTAGTACAAAGTAGAGGAGACAATCTCTCCTCTTCAGTCAGGACTTGTTATACACAGGCTTAATGGAGCTGAACAAACATTTGACAACTATCTACAGTATTTGCCTGTTAAAGGCAAAAaagttgtatgtttttttaacattgtaagaaaatggaaatcatgtCTGGATTTAGGGAGAAATGATGAAGTCTTCCAGTTATGAAAGTTATCACAAAATAGGGATTCAGtgaacaaaaagcagaaaaagagttaGAAATCTTCGGGGAAGGAGGCGAGCACATTGCAAAATAGGGTATTGCCTGGGACACAGAATTGAAGAAAGGTATTTAATAAACgtgtaataaataaatgtgacatGGAATAAACCTGCCTGGTGAATGGAGGGAGCATCTGAGAGATTCAAAGTGACAAGCGGTGGCATGAAGGACTTTAAGGCAGAAAAGAAATTCCCCCCTAACTCTCGGGAGGGAGTGGTAGGAAGGTTAGGAAAGGGATGGCTCAGGGAAGAGACTGTTCTGTTAATGACTCTGAGAGTTATGATCAGCAAGAAGAAtaggaggggaaaagagaaagttgTCAATAAGTTACTGAACAATTGAGagtgttgtgtgtgtttatttcaagGCTGTACAACTAGTCAGTGatagaactaggatttgaaccacAGTCTCTCTGGCCTCAGAGCCCTGTGTTACCTTCTTTACCTTGTGTTGTCCACACAAAGGTCAATGGATAGGGAAACTAAGGATGAGAAGTTGTGGTACTGTCGtcaccgtcatcatcatcatcatcatcatcatcatcatcatctactgtttttatttcctgctttacATAGGGCAACTTCCTGGGTACTAAGGCCACTAAAAGGTAGAAATCATAGTACCTGCCTTAAGAAGGCTTGTAGCTTGAGGACTTTATAGAAATTGCCCGTAATTGGGACTCTAATTTACCTGTGGGGAAGAAAAGGTGCAGCATTTGCAGAAGTGATTATCAAAGGAGATGGATTTGGAAGCAAAAGACTTGTAGATGAAGGCCAGCTACCAATCTAGTTTAGTTTAAATACTCAGAGACAAAAGTTAATCACAGGaataaaagatggagaaagactGACTCTCCAATAATTATAAGACTTAGACCTTTCCTCATGCTGAGTGAGTACACAGTTTTAGGGGATTTATGGGAAAGGGGGGAAGAGAAGCTTTGAAATACTGGGATGTGTTAAATATGGCATAATACATAAAGGCCAGAATGTAATCCTTCGTATCTCATTCTGCTCCCAGCTTGAGTATTTCATTTGAATTACAATAACAGCAAAAAGTCATATTCAGCATAGTACATACATGAGC is part of the Rhinolophus sinicus isolate RSC01 linkage group LG03, ASM3656204v1, whole genome shotgun sequence genome and harbors:
- the GPR135 gene encoding G-protein coupled receptor 135 produces the protein MALSGSPHPGAPSPAGTPGGTSSEVTGAAGLSLSTVATAAAAALGNQSDGSGGDSTGASAGGGLGPHGATGAAGRPPLGPAAAPLLSHGAAVAAQALVLLLIFLLSSLGNCAVMGVIVKHRQLRTVTNAFILSLSLSDLLTALLCLPAAFLDLFTPPGDSPPAAAAGPWRGFCAASRFFSSCFGIVSTLSVALISLDRYCAIVRPPREKIGRRRALQLLAGAWLAALGFSLPWELLRAPREPPAAQSFHGCLYRTSPDPTQLGAAYSVGLVMACYLLPFLLMCFCHYHICKAVRLSDVRVRPLTTYARVLRFFSEVRTATTVLIMIVFVIFCWGPYCFLVLLAAARQAQATQAPSLLNVVAVWLTWANGAINPVIYAIRNPNISMLLGRNREEGYRTRNVDSFLPNQGPGLQARTRNRLRNRYANRLGACSRMSSSNPISGVGGDVALWARKNPVVLFFREGPPEPMIAVAKQPKSEAGDTSL